The following coding sequences are from one Microtus pennsylvanicus isolate mMicPen1 chromosome 1, mMicPen1.hap1, whole genome shotgun sequence window:
- the LOC142851655 gene encoding zinc finger protein OBI1-like isoform X2: MLENYRSLVWLGHCLAKPELISKLEQGLVPWSGAEVTEQCLPDVHKWSALTETRQQAQEKYLGQLEITKRNTPNEDMAEVEKLFHADSNCISSVNMKNEVDYRMFHQELVNPWQDVSLPSEPSQRQGTEVTHDLKETWDVLSYPDHSIHHSQEKCSECHFQYFGPDDAFHTKAILTPKKSDVQATCRTFGDCEKSLDEVAHPAQFMTQLRKKTLGWNTDHKIHPSKTDLSNHDNMHMEEKGYKCDYEKPMLNESDLKKHQEAYAEKEPQEHKENTKFFCLDAELQTVDQKRHTEKQIYEGKVSEKTFYHESHHINHQGAHTCEEPCECEEYRKTICDKSALTQHQRLDTDDKSCECRECSQAFYPNSLLSQYQRAHTDVQQNECKELMKIYFYISSLTQHHTPSLKKPYGCNDCMKTFSHKSQLTRHQRTHTGEKPHECKECRKAFCHKSHLIRHQGIHAPEKPYECKECKKAFYLKAQLTQHQRTHTGEKPYECKECQKAFFRNSHLTQHQKIHTGEKPHKCKDCGNAFARKSHLTQHQKTHTGERPYECKECGKTFSRKSQVMQHETTHTGEKPYECKECRKAFYLKAYLTRHQVIHKPEKPFGCKKCGKTFSRKSYLTRHQKTHRAEKPSLGEKYRDANYEELS, translated from the coding sequence ATGTCCATAAATGGAGTGCCCTGACTGAAACAAGACAGCAAGCTCAAGAGAAGTATTTGGGTCAACTTGAAATCACCAAGAGAAATACACCAAATGAAGATATGGCTGAAGTAGAAAAACTATTCCATGCAGACTCCAACTGCATTTCAAGTGTGAACATGAAAAATGAAGTCGATTATAGAATGTTCCATCAGGAGCTTGTTAATCCATGGCAAGATGTGTCTTTGCCTAGTGAGCCTTCTCAGAGGCAGGGAACAGAAGTAACTCATGATTTGAAAGAAACATGGGACGTTCTCTCGTATCCTGACCATTCCATTCACCACAGCCAGGAGAAGTGTTCAGAGTGTCATTTTCAGTATTTTGGGCCAGATGATGCCTTCCACACAAAAGCAATATTAACACCTAAGAAGTCTGACGTTCAGGCAACCTGTAGGACGTTCGGTGACTGTGAGAAATCCTTGGATGAGGTAGCACATCCTGCCCAATTTATGACTCagttaagaaagaaaactttggGATGGAATACAGATCATAAAATACACCCAAGCAAGACTGATCTCAGTAACCATGACAACATGCACATGGAAGAGAAAGGTTATAAATGCGATTATGAGAAACCCATGCTTAACGAATCAGACCTTAAGAAACATCAGGAAGCATATGCAGAGAAAGAGCCCCAGGAACACAAGGAAAACACCAAATTCTTCTGTCTGGATGCAGAACTGCAAACGGTTGATCAGAAAAGGCACACTGAGAAACAAATTTATGAAGGTAAAGTGTCTGAGAAAACCTTTTACCATGAGTCACATCACATCAACCATCAGGGAGCACACACTTGTGAGGAACCCTGTGAGTGTGAAGAATATAGGAAAACGATCTGTGATAAGTCAGCCCTCACCCAACATCAGAGACTTGACACAGATGACAAATCCTGTGAGTGCAGAGAATGCAGTCAGGCCTTCTACCCCAATTCTCTACTGTCTCAATATCAGAGAGCTCATACAGATGTACAGCAAAATGAATGCAAGGAATTAATGAAAATTTACTTCTATATATCAAGCCTCACTCAACACCACACTCCCAGTCTTAAGAAACCTTACGGATGCAACGACTGTATGAAAACTTTCTCCCATAAGTCTCAACTTACTCGCCATCAGAGAACTCATACAGGGGAGAAGCCCCATGAATGTAAAGAATGCAGGAAAGCTTTCTGCCACAAGTCACACCTTATCCGGCATCAGGGAATCCATGCACCTGAAAAACCCTACGAATGTAAAGAATGTAAGAAAGCTTTCTACCTGAAGGCTCAACTCACTCAACATCAGAGAACTCATACAGGGGAGAAGCCTTATGAGTGTAAAGAATGCCAGAAAGCTTTCTTCCGTAACTCACATCTCACTCAACATCAGAAAATCCATACAGGCGAGAAGCCACACAAATGTAAAGACTGTGGGAATGCTTTTGCCCGTAAGTCACACCTCACTCAACATCAGAAAACCCACACAGGTGAGAGGCCCTACGAGTGTAAAGAATGTGGGAAAACCTTTTCTCGTAAGTCACAAGTGATGCAACACGAGACAACTCATACCggtgagaaaccctatgaatgtaaagaATGCAGGAAAGCTTTCTATCTTAAAGCATATCTTACTCGACATCAGGTAATTCATAAACCTGAGAAGCCATTTGGATGTAAGAAATGTGGAAAGACTTTCTCACGTAAGTCATACCTCACACGCCATCAGAAGACACACAGAGCTGAGAAACCCAGTCTAGGTGAGAAATATAGGGATGCAAATTATGAAGAACTTTCTTAA